The Paramicrobacterium fandaimingii DNA segment GCGACACACGCGCCGATGAGTGTGCCGGCGAGGGTGTCGGTGATCCAGTGCGCTCCGAGATATGTGCGGGTGAACGCCATGACGGCGATGCCGAGCACCCCGACGACCCAGACCCATGTTCGGCGCAGCACGATGCCGAGCACGACGGCGACAGTCGCGGCATTTGCCGTGTGGCCAGATGGAAATGAGCCATGATCGGAGATCACGAGCATGTCGAGGGGGCGGGCGCGCCCGACCAGCTGCTTCACGCCCTGCACCGCTGCAGCGCTCAGCCCGAGCGAGATCAGCCAGTAGACCGCGGCGACCGGCTTGCGCGCGAAGAAGAAGGCGGCCGCCCCACCGAGGGGAATGACCGCCCACGCGATGACGCCGCCGCCGAGAAAGTTCATGACGAAGCTCACGTACATGAGAAAGCTGTTCGGGTTCTCGCGAACCGAGGCCATCCATTCGGTGTCCGCTTCAAACGGCGTTCCGTGCAGCAGCACGAGCCAGCTGAGAGCGCCGACGAGCAGCAGGGCGACGAGCACTCCGATCAGCGGCCACAGCCGCCGAATCTTCGCGTGTGCAAGCAGTGCGTCATCGCGGGTTCGATACATGAGTCAATTCTGCCAGCCGATGGACGCACCGCGGCATCCGCACCCCACTCACCGAAGGTCGAGTGCCGACCACGACACCGGAGGCAGCGTGACGCGCACGCGTCCGTCGTCGATCTGCCCGCCCTCGAGCGGCCGAAGACCAACGCGATTCTGATCGGCGAGCGTGTTCTTCGCATACACGTCGTCATCGTGCAGCGTGACAGCCTCGCTGATGCGCGAGACGCCGAGTTCAGAGACATCGATCGTCACCCTGTCGTGATTCTTCAGCAGCGTGATCAAGAGATTGCCGAGCACGACGGCGTCGACGACAGAGTAGACGTCTTCGAGCTGCCGTGGCGCGTACCGCCACTCGTCGTTCACCTCGTCGGACTCCTTGTGCTCGTCGAGGTACCAGATGTTCCACTCGTCGAACGAGAGCTGAATCTTCTTCGAGCTGCGCAGCTTGCTTCCCACGTGGTCGGCCGTCGCGACGACAGTGTCGATGACGTACTGCATGTCGATCGACGACGCGAGGTACGAATCGATGTCACCCCCGCGCTCCTGGTAGTACGCGTGGCACGAGATGAAGTCGACGTGCTCATAGGTGCGCTCAAGCACCGTGCGTTCCCAGTCGCCGAACGTGGGCATGCCCGATCCCGATGATCCGCACACGACGAGCTCGAGGCAATGCGCTTGTCGCTGAGAGCGGTTCCCGACGGGTGGTTTGAATACTCCAGCAGATCGAGCGCCTCTTCGATTCCCCGGGTTCCGAGGTTGACGGCCATCATGAGCTCTGAGCCGGTGAGGGAAAGCCAGCGCGAGAACTCGTCGAGGCCCACCTGGTTCGTCTCGAGCGAATGCCACGCGAGGTCGCGGCGCACGGGGCGCGTGGCGCGCGGCCCGACGCTATCTTCCCACCGAAACCCCGAAACGAAGTTTCCGCCCGGGTAGCGAACCGTTGTGACGCCGAGTTCTTTCACAAGGTCGACGACGTCGAGACGAAAGCCGTCGTCGTTCGCCGTCGAATGCCCTGGCTCAGAGATTCCGTCGTAGATGCACCGTCCGAGGTGCTCGGCGAACGATCCGAAGATGCGGCGGTTGATGGGTGCGACGACGTTCGCGGGGTCGGCAAGAATTGTGGCCGTTGTCATGATTGTCCTCTGATCAGTGGCGAGCGCGAGACTACACGGCGACGACGCTCGTCACCTCAGTGCGCACGACGCGCGCGTCTTCGCCTGTGGTCTCGTAGATCTCGCCCGTGAGCTCGATGCTCGTCTCTGTCTCACGCTCGGCGCACGACGATCCGACCCACAGCTGAATGCGCCCCGGTTCGACGACCTTGCGCAGCGCCCTGTCTGAGAACGCGAGACGGGTCGGCGGCACCTGAAATGAGACCTCGGCGGTCTCGCCTGCGTCGAGCTCGACCCGGGCGTAGCCGACGAGCTGCGCCACGGGGCGCGTCACACTTGCGTGCTCATCGTGTGCATACAGCTGCACGACGT contains these protein-coding regions:
- a CDS encoding phosphatase PAP2 family protein, with product MYRTRDDALLAHAKIRRLWPLIGVLVALLLVGALSWLVLLHGTPFEADTEWMASVRENPNSFLMYVSFVMNFLGGGVIAWAVIPLGGAAAFFFARKPVAAVYWLISLGLSAAAVQGVKQLVGRARPLDMLVISDHGSFPSGHTANAATVAVVLGIVLRRTWVWVVGVLGIAVMAFTRTYLGAHWITDTLAGTLIGACVAIIVWAPFGVPLLREQLRPHHQRS